From Coturnix japonica isolate 7356 chromosome 1, Coturnix japonica 2.1, whole genome shotgun sequence, the proteins below share one genomic window:
- the ATN1 gene encoding atrophin-1 — MFSSSRAKENGGPTPKRMKTRQNKDSMSMRSGRKKETPGPREELRSRGRASPSGVSTSSSDGKAEKSRQATKKGRVEESCTPKGSKQGRTEEISESEGEDSSAPKKTKTEELPCPPSPSDVDSLDGHSFNDEMSSDPRDIDQDNRSTSPSVYSPGSVENDSDSSSVLSQGPSLSYHHPPLFPQSPPVAPTSDSLSRPTEPGFSLPGETHPQGPTAGGYHSQLEGQASRIFQAPAPQTPASSSSAVATTSAPCSSSSSSSSTSTHAPLYPTANVVQVGSKIAGGAGGLSAVGSREQTLGAKHNPPPTTPISLASVVGGLPPQKTSPANPPPAPPASAPSFPHVSANLPPPPALRPLNNVAASSSSPGMAGQALSGHLASPHGMGQDKAQPLAPSRYPYAPPQLPPSSTSAQYPQPSPTQPLPSYTASYGHSFPPPSGLSVSSQPPKYTQPSLPSQPVWSQAPPPYNRPLGNSSSHLPASFPGQSPHHQQPPQQHHHGHSTGGGVSPAVAAPPPQPPGGYPHALESNSHHPSHATYGLRLYPPHSQATYSQAPSAATAPSSSSSCSSSSSSSSSSSTSSQGSYPSICAHPPGQSPATYTFPPPPPPSPAHGAGPPVTSAATTVSTVITTMASPSAAPYKTVSPPMPPSAVAPYGKCAASPIPTFQPPAPYKPSSPPASSAAPFRAATPPGYRVASSPVASAYKAASPTPPAPPLPGSLATPAPPLPLSAAQIKQEPSEEYEPPESPVPPARSPSPPPKVVDVPSHASQSARFNKHLDRGFNSCSRTDLYFVPLDGSKLAKKRADLVEKVRREAEQKAREEKEREREREREKEREREKERELERSVKMAQEGRPVECSSLGPVPHRPSFEQGSAVATVPPYLGPDTPALRTLSEYARPHVMSPSNRNHPFYVPLGAIDPGLLGYNVPAIYSSDPATRERELREREARERDLRDRDLRERLKPGFEVKPAELEQLHAVPAAAMDPFPRHGGLSLQTAPGLHPAFPFHPGLGHLERERLALAAGPTLRPDMSYAERLAAERQHAERVAALSNDPLARLQMLNVTPHHHQHSHIHSHLHLHQQDAIHAASASVHPLIDPLASGSHLTRIPYPAGTIPNPLLPHPLHENEVLRHQLFAAPYRDLPGSLSAPMSAAHQLQAMHAQSAELQRLALEQQQWLHAHHPLHGVPLPTQEDYYSHLKKESDKPL, encoded by the exons ATGTTTTCATCAAGCCGTGCCAAGGAGAATGGGGGTCCCACACCCAAAAGAATGAAGACACGACAGAACAAGGACTCG ATGTCTATGCGGAGTGGACGGAAGAAAGAGACTCCAGGGCCCCGAGAGGAGCTCAGATCACGGGGTCGAGCTTCCCCCAGTGGTGTAAGCACCTCCAGCAGTGATGGCAAAGCTGAGAAATCCCGACAAGCAACAAAG AAAGGCCGGGTGGAGGAATCCTGTACCCCCAAGGGCAGCAAGCAGGGCCGAACAGAAGAGATCTCTGAAAGTGAAGGGGAGGACAGCAGTGCTCCTAAAAAGACTAAAACTGAG GAATTACCCTGTCCTCCATCCCCTTCTGACGTTGACAGCCTCGATGGCCACAGCTTCAATGATGAGATGAGCAGCGACCCACGGGACATCGACCAGGATAACAGGAGCACCTCACCCAGCGTCTACAGCCCTGGCAGTGTGGAGAATGACTCCGACTCCTCCTCTGTGCTGTCCCAGGGCCCATCCCTTTCTTACCACCACCCTCCGCTTTTCCCCCAGAGCCCTCCAGTCGCCCCCACTTCCGACAGCTTGTCCCGTCCAACTGAGCCTGGCTTCAGTCTCCCAGGCGAGACCCACCCCCAAGGCCCCACGGCTGGTGGCTACCACTCCCAGCTGGAGGGCCAGGCCTCCCGCATTTTCCaggctccagccccacagacacctgcctcctcttcttctgccGTTGCCACCACTTCTGCCCcctgctcttcttcctcctcctcttcttccactTCCACCCATGCTCCTCTCTATCCTACGGCCAACGTGGTTCAAGTTGGTTCCAAAATTGCTGGTGGGGCAGGGGGCCTTTCAGCAGTGGGGAGTCGCGAGCAGACCCTCGGCGCGAAGCACAATCCACCACCCACCACTCCCATCTCACTGGCATCGGTGGTTGGGGGGCTGCCCCCTCAGAAGACCTCCCCGGCCAACCCACCGCCTGCCCCCCCAGCCTCCGCGCCTTCCTTCCCGCACGTCTCAGCCAACCTGCCACCCCCACCGGCCCTACGCCCACTGAACAACGTGGCAGCCTCCTCCAGTTCCCCAGGGATGGCGGGGCAGGCCTTGAGCGGGCACTTGGCATCACCCCACGGGATGGGCCAGGACAAGGCACAGCCCCTGGCCCCCTCACGCTACCCCTATGCACCTCCGCAGCTGCCACCCTCGAGCACTTCTGCTCAGTACCCACAGCCCTCCCCCACCCAGCCCCTGCCCAGTTACACTGCCTCCTATGGGCACTCCTTCCCCCCGCCCAGCGGCCTTTCGGTGTCCAGCCAGCCCCCCAAGTACACCCAGCCCTCCCTACCCTCACAGCCTGTATGGAGCCAGGCCCCTCCTCCCTACAACCGCCCCCTGGGCAAttccagctcccatctcccagcCTCCTTCCCTGGTCAGTCTCCTCATCACCAGCAAccaccccagcagcaccaccatgGCCACAGCACTGGTGGGGGGGTCTCCCCAGCTGTAGCAGCgccccccccacagccccctgggGGTTATCCCCATGCCCTGGAGTCCAACAGCCATCACCCATCTCATGCCACATATGGGTTGCGCCTCTACCCCCCCCACAGCCAGGCCACTTACAGCCAGGCTCCCTCAGCTGCTAcagccccttcctcctcctcctcctgttcctcctcctcttcctcttcctcctcctcctccacctcttcCCAGGGAAGCTACCCTTCCATATGTGCTCATCCCCCAGGGCAGAGTCCTGCCACCTACACCTTCCCCCCGCCgccacccccctccccagcccacGGGGCTGGCCCTCCAGTCACCTCTGCAGCCACCACCGTCTCTACTGTCATCACCACCATGGCCTCCCCATCTGCGGCCCCCTACAAGACCGTCTCGCCCCCAATGCCCCCCTCAGCTGTGGCCCCATATGGGAAATGTGCGgcctcccccatccccaccttccAGCCCCCAGCTCCCTACAAACCAAGCTCTCCCCCAGCTTCCTCGGCTGCCCCTTTCCGGGCTGCAACCCCCCCAGGCTACCGGGTAGCATCCTCCCCTGTAGCCAGTGCCTACAAGGCCGCCTCACCCACCCCACCTGCCCCACCACTGCCAGGGAGCTTAGccaccccagccccaccacTGCCTCTCAGCGCTGCCCAGATCAAGCAGGAGCCATCAGAGGAGTATGAGCCCCCAGAGAGCCCTGTGCCACCTGCTCGCAGCCCCTCACCACCACCCAAGGTGGTGGATGTGCCAAGCCACGCCAGCCAGTCGGCCAG ATTCAACAAGCACCTGGACCGTGGCTTCAACTCCTGCTCCCGCACAGACTTGTACTTTGTGCCCCTTGATGGCTCCAAGCTGGCCAAGAAGAGGGCAGACCTGGTGGAGAAGGTGCGTCGGGAGGCTGAGCAGAAGGCTCGGGAGGAGAAGGAACGAGAACGGGAACGGGAGCGAGAGAAGGAGCGGGAGCGGGAGAAGGAGCGAGAGCTGGAGAGGAGCGTG AAGATGGCCCAGGAGGGCCGGCCGGTGGAGTGCTCCTCCCTGGGGCCCGTCCCCCACCGCCCTTCCTTTGAGCAGGGCAGCGCTGTGGCAACTGTGCCCCCCTACCTGGGCCCCGACACCCCGGCCCTGCGCACACTCAGCGAATATGCCCGGCCCCACGTCATGTCCCCCAGCAACCGCAACCACCCTTTCTACGTGCCGCTGGGTGCCATCGACCCAGGTCTGCTGGGCTACAATGTGCCGGCCATCTACAGCAGCGACCCAGCCACACGGGAGCGGGAGCTGAGGGAGAGGGAAGCCCGAGAGAGAGACCTGAGGGACCGGGACCTGCGTGAGCGCCTCAAGCCAGGGTTTGAAGTCAAGCCggctgagctggagcagctccacGCCGTGCCAGCCGCTGCCATGGATCCATTCCCACGCCACGGTGGGCTCAGCCTGCAGACGGCCCCCGGTCTCCATCCCGCCTTTCCCTTCCACCCAGGGCTTGGCCACTTGGAGAGGGAGAGGCTGGCGCTGGCAGCTGGCCCCACTCTGCGTCCTGACATGTCTTATGCTGAACGCCTGGCGGCTGAGCGCCAGCATGCCGAGCGGGTGGCTGCTCTCAGCAATGACCCACTGGCCCGGCTGCAGATGCTCAATGTGACGCCTCATCACCATCAGCATTCCCATATCCActcccacctccacctccaccaGCAGGATGCCATACATGCAG cCTCAGCTTCTGTCCACCCTCTGATCGACCCCCTTGCCTCGGGATCGCACCTCACTCGGATTCCATACCCGGCTGGCACCATCCCCAACCCTCTGCTCCCTCACCCTCTCCATGAGAATGAAGTGCTGCGCCACCAGCTCTTTG CTGCTCCCTACAGAGACCTGCCGGGATCTCTCTCTGCGCCCATGTCAGCAGCACACCAGCTGCAGGCCATGCACGCGCAGTCGGCCGAGTTGCAGCGCCtggctctggagcagcagcagtggctccatgctcaccaccctctgcatgGAGTGCCACTCCCCACCCAGGAGGATTACTATAG tcacctgaagaaagaaagtgatAAACCCCTTTAA
- the C1H12orf57 gene encoding protein C10 — protein sequence MAASAQAAPPALSAEQAKVVLAEVIKAFGAPENVQRMDEARENACNDMGKMLQFLLPVATQIQQDVIKAYGFSSDGEGVLKFARLIKSYESQDPEIASMSGKLKALFLPPMTLPPHGAAIGGVAAS from the exons ATGGCGGCCTCCGCACAGGCCGCACCGCCGGCCCTTAGCGCCGAGCAGGCCAAGG TGGTGCTGGCCGAGGTGATCAAGGCCTTCGGGGCGCCTGAGAACGTGCAGCGCATGGACGAGGCCCGGGAGAACGCGTGTAACGACATGGGCAAGatgctgcagttcctgctgccCGTGGCCACGCAGATCCAGCAGGACGTGATCAAGGCCTACGGCTTCAGCAGCGACGGCGAAG GGGTGCTGAAGTTCGCCCGGCTGATCAAATCCTACGAGTCGCAGGACCCGGAGATCGCCAGCATGTCGGGCAAGCTGAAGGCTCTGTTCCTGCCCCCCATGACGCTGCCGCCGCACGGGGCTGCTATCGGCGGGGTGGCCGCCTCGTGA